One window of Agromyces rhizosphaerae genomic DNA carries:
- a CDS encoding alcohol dehydrogenase catalytic domain-containing protein → MVRAARLTAHGLEALRVEDVASPEPGPGEVLVAVETVGVNQLDLNLIAGVGPGAAVRLPRTLGLDPAGTIVAVGDGVDSSRVGERVVVKPNVPCGACSWCARGREADCLAQTVIGGQRDGGAAELVAVPHRNAVDRRDLDAAVASAAVHSVPIVLNALETAGVAAGERVLVTGAGGTLGQAAVQLARHLGAEVVAASRQPLDLGADVTTVRAPSPAELATELARAVPDGVDVALDVSGHAGMLAAGVGALRWGGRAVFCSASVETSLELDARAFYLRRLRLIGVASADHAQVRRGIDLVADGVVRPAIARRYPLDRIADAYREFGEHRTGKVIVDVA, encoded by the coding sequence ATGGTCCGAGCGGCGCGCCTCACCGCGCACGGCCTCGAGGCGCTGAGGGTCGAGGACGTGGCCTCGCCCGAGCCCGGTCCGGGCGAGGTGCTCGTCGCCGTCGAGACCGTGGGCGTCAACCAACTCGACCTGAACCTCATCGCGGGCGTGGGCCCGGGCGCGGCCGTGCGTCTGCCGCGCACGCTGGGGCTCGACCCCGCCGGCACGATCGTCGCCGTCGGCGACGGTGTCGACTCGTCGCGGGTCGGCGAGCGGGTCGTCGTGAAGCCCAACGTGCCGTGCGGCGCGTGCTCGTGGTGCGCTCGCGGTCGTGAGGCCGACTGCCTGGCGCAGACGGTGATCGGCGGCCAGCGGGACGGCGGCGCCGCCGAGCTCGTCGCCGTGCCCCACCGCAACGCCGTCGACCGGCGGGACCTCGACGCCGCCGTCGCCTCCGCGGCCGTGCACAGCGTGCCGATCGTGCTGAACGCGCTCGAGACGGCCGGTGTCGCCGCGGGCGAGCGGGTGCTCGTCACGGGCGCGGGCGGCACGCTGGGGCAGGCGGCGGTGCAGCTCGCGCGCCACCTGGGCGCCGAGGTGGTCGCCGCGTCGCGGCAGCCGCTCGACCTCGGCGCCGACGTCACGACCGTGCGGGCGCCGTCGCCCGCCGAGCTCGCGACGGAGCTCGCACGCGCGGTGCCCGACGGCGTCGACGTCGCCCTCGACGTGAGCGGCCACGCCGGCATGCTGGCCGCGGGCGTCGGGGCGCTCCGCTGGGGCGGCCGGGCCGTCTTCTGCTCCGCCTCGGTCGAGACGTCGCTCGAGCTCGACGCCCGCGCCTTCTACCTCCGGCGCCTCCGACTCATCGGGGTCGCGAGCGCCGATCACGCCCAGGTGCGCCGCGGCATCGACCTCGTCGCCGACGGTGTCGTGCGGCCCGCGATCGCACGCCGCTATCCACTCGACCGCATCGCCGACGCGTACCGCGAGTTCGGCGAGCACCGCACGGGGAAGGTGATCGTCGATGTCGCCTGA
- a CDS encoding ABC transporter substrate-binding protein — protein sequence MRNSRARYGLMLAAGVSALALLAGCAATDTATGSDEPVEIADGEPGPAEDTEITVAIPFPDITMYSMYILATDLGYYEEEGLTVEVITADNVTAAVASGSADIGVESTGTVIEAIRGGVEVDLVSGHYCRQNFDFAVQDGITSVDQLDGTSVVLAGTPGDPAEYQRALVLQEEGWDLDTVDVEVVYPGPGSESWTEFFVNDRITLQPFYGDDLPALEAHDANIIVESLRNWANDVQIAGDGWIEENPNTLIRFLRATIKAVGYITAPAPGEFPENVDSVLDIYEANDYDVADLRANETPWVLDGHLACDNLYFDAAAWDETVETQSLQPIEFDESQIAYLLKAQELLGLGNEGPETLPYP from the coding sequence ATGCGCAATTCCAGAGCACGGTACGGCCTCATGCTGGCCGCGGGGGTCTCCGCCCTCGCGCTGCTGGCGGGCTGTGCGGCGACCGACACGGCCACGGGATCCGACGAACCCGTCGAGATCGCCGACGGCGAGCCCGGGCCCGCCGAGGACACCGAGATCACGGTGGCCATCCCGTTCCCCGACATCACGATGTACTCCATGTACATCCTCGCCACCGACCTCGGGTACTACGAGGAGGAAGGCCTCACGGTCGAGGTGATCACGGCCGACAACGTCACCGCCGCGGTGGCCTCGGGCAGCGCCGACATCGGCGTCGAGAGCACCGGCACGGTGATCGAGGCGATCCGCGGCGGCGTCGAGGTCGACCTGGTGAGCGGCCACTACTGCCGCCAGAACTTCGACTTCGCCGTGCAGGACGGCATCACCTCGGTCGACCAGCTCGACGGCACCTCGGTCGTGCTCGCCGGCACGCCGGGCGACCCGGCCGAGTACCAGCGCGCGCTGGTGCTGCAGGAGGAGGGCTGGGACCTCGACACGGTGGACGTCGAGGTCGTCTACCCCGGCCCCGGCTCGGAGTCGTGGACGGAGTTCTTCGTGAACGACCGCATCACCCTCCAGCCGTTCTACGGCGACGACCTGCCCGCCCTCGAGGCGCACGACGCGAACATCATCGTCGAGTCGCTGCGCAACTGGGCGAACGACGTGCAGATCGCCGGCGACGGCTGGATCGAGGAGAACCCGAACACGCTCATCCGCTTCCTGCGGGCGACCATCAAGGCGGTCGGCTACATCACCGCCCCGGCGCCGGGCGAGTTCCCCGAGAACGTCGACAGCGTGCTCGACATCTACGAGGCCAACGACTACGACGTGGCCGACCTTCGCGCGAACGAGACCCCGTGGGTGCTCGACGGCCACCTCGCCTGCGACAACCTCTACTTCGACGCCGCGGCGTGGGACGAGACGGTCGAGACGCAGTCGCTGCAGCCGATCGAGTTCGACGAGTCGCAGATCGCCTACCTGCTGAAGGCGCAGGAGCTGCTCGGCCTCGGCAACGAGGGACCGGAGACGCTGCCCTACCCCTGA
- a CDS encoding OsmC family protein has protein sequence MSPERTAARGGQGADAASNPSAESPAPIVDRQALRASMHRSSARLWKDAEAGVVRPWVSASLERDVTAVSRFTQYGTDVEFRADEAPDRGGAGSAPSPMRYLLSGIAFCVLGWAAKTWSSRDVAVLRLDLDVRTLLDTRGELGVGDAPPHPQWFVLDVRVEDTATDAAAVGMLREAVARCPISALMSRAVPVHLMLEHNGRSVLDERPAELRTEHEQEQTR, from the coding sequence ATGTCGCCTGAGCGAACCGCCGCACGCGGTGGGCAGGGGGCGGATGCCGCCTCGAACCCCTCCGCCGAGTCCCCGGCGCCCATCGTCGACCGCCAGGCGCTGCGCGCCTCGATGCACCGCTCGTCGGCCCGCCTCTGGAAGGACGCCGAGGCGGGCGTCGTGCGTCCCTGGGTGTCGGCCTCGCTCGAGCGCGACGTCACGGCCGTCTCTCGATTCACGCAGTACGGCACCGACGTCGAGTTCCGCGCCGACGAGGCGCCCGACCGCGGGGGCGCGGGCTCCGCGCCGAGTCCCATGCGGTACCTGCTGAGCGGCATCGCGTTCTGCGTGCTCGGCTGGGCGGCCAAGACCTGGTCGTCGCGCGACGTGGCGGTGCTGCGCCTCGACCTCGACGTGCGCACCCTGCTCGACACGCGCGGCGAGCTCGGCGTGGGCGATGCCCCGCCGCATCCGCAGTGGTTCGTGCTCGATGTGCGCGTCGAGGATACGGCGACGGATGCCGCGGCGGTGGGCATGCTCCGCGAGGCGGTGGCGCGATGCCCCATCAGCGCGCTCATGTCGCGCGCGGTGCCAGTGCACCTCATGCTGGAGCACAACGGACGCAGCGTGCTCGACGAGCGCCCCGCCGAGCTGCGCACCGAACACGAACAGGAGCAGACCCGATGA